A section of the Candidatus Latescibacterota bacterium genome encodes:
- a CDS encoding methyltransferase domain-containing protein, whose protein sequence is MPKPWYVEGFGEHYLELYAHRNEREAELAMALLARVTPPLTGQRVLDLGCGGGRHLAALGRRGARALGLDLSWPLLDAARGRLRPGLHLLRGDMRRLPLADGSVDGAVSMFTSFGYFARDEENWQVPAEVARVLAPGGWFFFDFFNRAQLERSLEERGVRESRHWRAEEERSIEADRVVKRVALRPLAGGETVHYEESVRLFTPDELVDGFARLGLAESGRWGDYRGGAFDPERSARLILLLTRAAS, encoded by the coding sequence GTGCCTAAGCCGTGGTACGTGGAAGGCTTCGGCGAGCACTACCTCGAACTCTACGCCCATCGCAACGAGCGCGAAGCCGAGCTGGCGATGGCGCTGCTCGCGCGCGTCACCCCGCCGCTGACAGGTCAGCGGGTGCTGGATCTCGGCTGCGGCGGCGGACGTCACCTCGCCGCGCTGGGTCGGCGGGGCGCGCGTGCGCTGGGCCTCGACCTCTCCTGGCCGCTGCTCGATGCGGCGCGGGGGCGGCTCAGGCCGGGGCTGCATCTCCTGCGCGGCGACATGCGGCGGCTGCCCCTGGCCGACGGCAGCGTCGACGGCGCGGTGAGCATGTTCACGTCCTTCGGCTACTTTGCGCGGGACGAGGAGAACTGGCAGGTGCCCGCCGAGGTGGCGCGCGTGCTCGCGCCCGGCGGCTGGTTCTTCTTCGACTTCTTCAACCGGGCGCAGCTCGAGCGCAGCCTCGAGGAGCGCGGCGTGCGCGAGAGCCGCCACTGGCGCGCCGAGGAGGAGCGCAGCATCGAGGCGGATCGGGTGGTCAAGCGGGTGGCGCTGCGCCCGCTGGCGGGCGGGGAGACGGTCCACTACGAGGAGAGCGTGCGGCTCTTCACGCCCGACGAGCTCGTCGACGGCTTCGCGCGGCTGGGTCTGGCGGAGTCGGGGCGCTGGGGGGACTATCGCGGCGGTGCCTTCGATCCCGAGCGGAGCGCGCGGCTCATCCTCCTGCTGACGCGAGCGGCGTCGTGA
- a CDS encoding cupin domain-containing protein → MRSALSTLAFALTLLAVVPVARAADDAAPADSVMRPRLGQGSYLDTRDLSAEPRDLSQDAGEIESFLDSFSKRPPLDFKRLQLQELLRKNLLAEEENSSRVSVFRAESTLALELYQLRGEEWPHYHPHSDLWVYVWRGRGTLLIDDDESEYGPGDLLQIPAGRTYALHNLSGAPTVALLWEWPPVVDELTVEFIPEDVLEQMRLDSLRNVDLQERSLYRSARPGRR, encoded by the coding sequence ATGCGCTCAGCCCTGTCGACCCTCGCCTTCGCCCTGACCCTCCTCGCCGTCGTCCCGGTGGCGCGGGCGGCCGACGACGCCGCGCCCGCCGACAGCGTGATGCGGCCGCGGCTGGGACAGGGCAGCTACCTCGACACGCGGGATCTGTCCGCCGAGCCGAGAGACCTGAGCCAGGACGCGGGCGAGATCGAGTCCTTCCTCGACAGCTTCTCCAAGCGGCCGCCGCTGGACTTCAAGCGCCTTCAGCTCCAGGAGCTGCTGCGCAAGAATCTGCTCGCCGAGGAGGAGAACTCAAGCCGCGTCTCCGTCTTCCGCGCCGAGTCCACGCTCGCCCTGGAGCTCTACCAGCTCCGCGGCGAGGAGTGGCCGCACTACCACCCGCACAGCGATCTCTGGGTCTACGTCTGGCGCGGGCGGGGCACGCTCCTCATCGATGACGACGAGAGCGAGTACGGCCCCGGCGACCTGCTGCAGATTCCCGCGGGGCGCACCTATGCCCTGCACAACCTCAGCGGCGCGCCGACCGTGGCGCTGCTCTGGGAGTGGCCGCCGGTGGTGGACGAGCTCACGGTGGAGTTCATTCCCGAGGACGTGCTCGAGCAGATGCGGCTCGACTCCCTGCGCAACGTGGACCTGCAGGAGCGCAGTCTCTACCGCAGCGCGCGCCCCGGCCGCCGCTAG
- the nadB gene encoding L-aspartate oxidase produces the protein MRTDFLVIGSGIAGLSFAIKAASLGRVTLVTKKEAADSNTCRAQGGIAAVLDPADDFVSHVEDTLRAGAGLCDRARVERMVAAGPERVRELLDWGVAFSKQGPALALGREGGHSRRRIVHVADYTGRELERVLLERAASDPNITILPNHIAVNLALVQHLRGEGREEQVYGAYVLDVDTGDVEAIAAHVTVLATGGLGKVYAYTTNPNIATGDGLAMAYRAGAVVANLEFVQFHPTCLYHDRLHSQLISEAVRGEGALLRNGAGEAFMARYDERRDLAPRDIVARAIDHEMKIRGERHLWLDFAPIGREEIPRRFPAIFKALMGVGIDPRSQLVPVVPAAHYACGGVQVDETGHTSLRGLLALGEVSCTGVHGANRLASNSLLEAVTFAHWAYEALAERGLPDGEQPELKPWSAPESRDYHESVVLEHDWDLVRRIMMDYVGIVRSDERLTLADERIRHVRDTVESFYWRFRISAELIELRNIALVAQLIIRSALARKESRGLHYTLDHPETLDDWLRPTLLKRGELFG, from the coding sequence ATGCGCACGGACTTTCTGGTCATCGGGAGCGGCATCGCGGGGCTGAGCTTCGCCATCAAGGCGGCGTCCCTGGGGCGGGTGACCCTGGTCACCAAGAAGGAGGCGGCGGACAGCAACACCTGCCGCGCCCAGGGGGGCATCGCGGCGGTGCTGGACCCCGCCGACGATTTCGTCTCCCACGTTGAGGACACCCTCCGCGCCGGCGCGGGGCTCTGCGACCGGGCGCGCGTGGAGCGGATGGTGGCCGCCGGCCCCGAGCGGGTGCGCGAGCTGCTGGACTGGGGCGTGGCCTTCAGCAAGCAGGGCCCCGCGCTGGCCCTGGGACGCGAGGGGGGCCACAGCCGGCGGCGGATCGTCCACGTGGCCGACTACACCGGCCGCGAGCTCGAGCGCGTGCTGCTGGAGCGGGCCGCGAGCGACCCCAACATCACGATCCTGCCCAATCACATCGCGGTGAATCTGGCCCTGGTGCAGCACCTGCGGGGCGAGGGGCGCGAGGAGCAGGTCTACGGCGCCTACGTGCTCGACGTCGACACGGGCGACGTGGAGGCCATCGCCGCGCACGTCACGGTGCTGGCGACGGGGGGGCTCGGCAAGGTCTACGCCTACACCACGAATCCGAACATCGCCACCGGCGACGGCCTCGCCATGGCCTATCGCGCCGGCGCGGTGGTGGCCAATCTCGAGTTCGTGCAGTTTCATCCCACCTGCCTCTACCACGACCGGCTGCACAGCCAGCTCATCAGCGAGGCGGTGCGCGGCGAGGGCGCGCTGCTCCGCAACGGCGCGGGCGAGGCCTTCATGGCGCGCTACGACGAGCGCCGCGACCTCGCGCCGCGGGACATCGTGGCGCGGGCCATCGATCACGAGATGAAGATCCGCGGCGAACGCCACCTGTGGCTCGACTTCGCGCCCATCGGGCGCGAGGAGATCCCGCGGCGCTTCCCGGCCATCTTCAAGGCGCTGATGGGCGTGGGCATCGATCCGCGCTCGCAGCTCGTGCCCGTGGTGCCGGCCGCGCACTACGCCTGCGGCGGCGTCCAGGTGGACGAGACGGGCCACACCAGCCTCCGCGGCCTGCTGGCCCTGGGCGAGGTGAGCTGCACCGGCGTGCACGGCGCGAACCGTCTGGCCAGCAACTCCCTGCTCGAGGCCGTGACCTTCGCGCACTGGGCCTACGAGGCGCTGGCGGAGCGCGGGCTGCCCGATGGCGAGCAGCCCGAGCTCAAGCCGTGGAGCGCGCCCGAGAGCCGCGACTACCACGAGTCGGTGGTGCTCGAGCACGACTGGGATCTGGTGCGCCGGATCATGATGGACTACGTGGGCATCGTGCGCAGCGACGAGCGTCTCACCCTCGCGGACGAGCGCATCCGCCACGTGCGCGACACCGTGGAGAGCTTCTACTGGCGTTTCCGCATCTCCGCGGAACTGATCGAGCTGAGGAACATCGCGCTGGTGGCGCAGCTCATCATCCGCAGCGCGCTGGCGCGCAAGGAGAGCCGCGGCCTGCACTACACGCTCGACCATCCCGAGACCCTGGACGACTGGCTGCGACCCACGCTGCTCAAGCGAGGTGAGCTCTTTGGTTAG
- the bshB1 gene encoding bacillithiol biosynthesis deacetylase BshB1: MHLLACGAHADDVELGCGGTLALAASLGHTVSILDLTAGELGSNGDPARRAEEAAAAARALGVGRRENAGLPDGHLSAADLGQRREVAGWLRTLGPDLLIIPGAQNRHPDHSAAHHLLWDAAFLAGLERYDAAGAARRPQRIIETMERFPFAPSFVIGIDAVVEAKRESLRCYASQFLRGGGRAATSINHPDFLEQLLARDRYYGALGGCGYAEPFHSAQVPLVADPAQLLAPAPFDGAGRAS, from the coding sequence ATGCACCTCTTGGCCTGCGGCGCGCACGCCGACGACGTGGAGCTGGGCTGCGGCGGCACCCTGGCCCTGGCGGCGTCCCTGGGGCACACGGTGAGCATCCTCGATCTCACGGCCGGCGAGCTGGGCTCCAACGGCGATCCCGCGCGTCGCGCGGAGGAGGCGGCGGCCGCGGCGCGCGCGCTGGGTGTGGGGCGGCGGGAGAACGCCGGCCTGCCCGACGGACATCTCAGCGCCGCCGACCTCGGCCAGCGTCGCGAGGTGGCCGGGTGGCTGCGGACCCTGGGCCCGGACCTGCTCATCATCCCCGGCGCGCAGAACCGTCACCCCGACCACAGCGCCGCGCACCATCTGCTCTGGGATGCGGCCTTCCTCGCGGGGCTCGAACGCTACGACGCCGCGGGCGCGGCGCGGCGCCCGCAGCGCATCATCGAGACGATGGAGCGCTTTCCCTTCGCACCATCTTTCGTGATCGGGATCGACGCGGTGGTGGAGGCCAAGCGCGAGTCGCTGCGCTGCTACGCGAGCCAGTTCCTGCGGGGCGGCGGGCGCGCGGCCACGTCCATCAACCATCCGGACTTCCTCGAGCAGCTCCTGGCGCGAGACCGTTACTACGGCGCGCTCGGCGGTTGCGGCTACGCCGAGCCCTTCCACTCGGCGCAGGTGCCGCTCGTCGCCGACCCCGCGCAGCTGCTCGCGCCGGCGCCTTTCGACGGCGCGGGGAGGGCGTCGTGA
- a CDS encoding DUF72 domain-containing protein, with the protein MSLLIGTAGWSYPDWAGAVYPSPKRRDFDPLPYLARHFDLVEINASFYRLPPLRVVESWLRRVDGFPRFRFLFKAPRSWTHPGLGAGEPEAPAAAVAELAGRLHDAGRLGAVLLQFPWSFRDAPASRARVDALLRRLEPLPAAVEVRHASFARADWLHWLGERGALPVNVDQPALRDCLPLESATGPDAAYFRLHGRNAAAWFAASAGRDQRYDYLYAAAELDAIAARVRSAAERVATLFVVTNNHYGGQAAVNALELRAKLLEERVRVPRSLLARYPQLAEIATPDSEDGVDDDPTPPTRQGELF; encoded by the coding sequence ATGTCCCTGCTAATCGGCACCGCCGGATGGAGTTACCCCGACTGGGCGGGCGCGGTCTACCCGTCGCCCAAGCGTCGGGACTTCGACCCGTTGCCCTACCTGGCGCGCCACTTCGATCTCGTGGAGATCAACGCCAGCTTCTACCGCCTGCCCCCGCTTCGTGTCGTGGAGAGCTGGCTGCGCCGCGTGGACGGCTTTCCGCGCTTCCGGTTCCTCTTCAAGGCCCCGCGCAGCTGGACGCACCCCGGCCTCGGCGCTGGCGAGCCCGAGGCGCCGGCCGCGGCCGTGGCGGAGCTCGCCGGCCGTCTCCATGACGCGGGACGTCTGGGCGCGGTGCTGCTGCAGTTCCCCTGGTCCTTTCGCGACGCCCCCGCCAGCCGCGCCCGCGTGGACGCGCTGCTGCGGCGCCTCGAACCCCTTCCGGCCGCCGTCGAGGTTCGCCACGCCAGCTTCGCGCGCGCCGACTGGCTGCACTGGCTCGGGGAGCGCGGCGCGCTGCCCGTGAACGTCGACCAGCCCGCCCTCCGCGACTGCCTGCCCCTCGAGAGCGCCACCGGCCCCGACGCCGCCTACTTCCGCCTCCACGGACGCAACGCAGCGGCCTGGTTCGCCGCGAGCGCCGGGCGTGATCAGCGCTACGACTACCTCTACGCGGCGGCGGAACTTGACGCGATCGCGGCCCGCGTGCGATCGGCGGCCGAGCGCGTCGCGACGCTGTTCGTCGTCACGAACAACCACTACGGCGGCCAGGCCGCGGTCAACGCGCTCGAACTCCGCGCGAAGCTGCTCGAGGAACGCGTGCGCGTGCCGCGCAGCCTCCTCGCGCGCTATCCGCAGCTGGCGGAGATTGCCACGCCGGACAGCGAGGACGGCGTGGATGACGACCCCACCCCACCGACGCGTCAGGGAGAGCTGTTCTGA
- the lpxK gene encoding tetraacyldisaccharide 4'-kinase — MSAPRVLDYRRPWERRPGGAALLLAPLGLLVGVAAALNGRRLAGRARRCVRPVISIGNLEAGGTGKTPAVLALATLLLEAGRRPGIVTGLWGRDAEGRALLAGDDPAFADAAPDEARLLAARLPGVPVLAARRKVEGALALDGAGACELILVDDGFQHRGLVRDLDLVRLSPDAPLSPWRVLPAGPLREFPGALARADAFVLRPGQRAPAGKTVFVLEWVSSELRDLDGAPATPARVYVTAAGIARPEGFEKAARARLATAGAQVREHLRFSDHADWTPRVRARLGAALERHPGARFLLTEKDAHRWASSSRWDLSGPPPQVLAQEHRFQDPAALLALIDQFSSA; from the coding sequence GTGAGCGCCCCGCGCGTGCTCGACTACCGCCGTCCCTGGGAGCGACGGCCGGGGGGCGCCGCCCTGCTCCTGGCGCCCCTGGGGCTGCTGGTGGGGGTGGCCGCCGCGCTCAACGGCCGCCGGCTCGCCGGACGGGCGCGCCGCTGCGTCCGCCCCGTGATCAGCATTGGCAACCTGGAGGCCGGGGGCACCGGGAAGACGCCCGCGGTGCTGGCCCTGGCGACGCTGCTGCTGGAGGCGGGGCGGCGGCCGGGGATCGTCACCGGGCTCTGGGGGCGGGACGCCGAGGGGCGCGCGCTGCTCGCCGGTGACGACCCCGCCTTCGCCGACGCGGCGCCGGACGAGGCGCGGCTGCTGGCCGCCCGGCTGCCCGGCGTGCCGGTCCTGGCGGCACGCCGCAAGGTGGAGGGCGCCCTGGCGCTGGACGGCGCCGGCGCCTGCGAGCTGATCCTGGTGGACGACGGCTTCCAGCACCGCGGTCTCGTCCGCGACCTGGACCTCGTGCGCCTGTCCCCGGACGCGCCGCTCTCCCCGTGGCGGGTCCTGCCCGCGGGCCCCCTGCGCGAGTTTCCCGGGGCGCTGGCGCGGGCGGACGCCTTCGTCCTGCGGCCCGGCCAGCGCGCGCCGGCGGGGAAGACGGTCTTCGTCCTGGAGTGGGTGTCGAGCGAGCTGCGCGACCTCGACGGCGCCCCCGCGACGCCCGCGCGCGTCTACGTGACAGCCGCCGGGATCGCCCGCCCGGAGGGCTTCGAGAAGGCGGCGCGGGCGCGCCTGGCGACGGCCGGCGCGCAGGTGCGCGAACACCTGCGCTTTTCGGATCACGCCGACTGGACGCCGCGCGTCAGGGCGCGCCTCGGCGCCGCGCTGGAGCGCCACCCGGGCGCGCGTTTCCTGCTAACGGAAAAGGACGCCCATCGCTGGGCGTCCTCGTCGCGTTGGGATCTGTCGGGGCCGCCGCCTCAGGTACTGGCCCAGGAGCATCGCTTCCAGGACCCGGCGGCTCTGCTCGCCCTGATCGATCAGTTCTCGTCGGCGTAG
- the bshA gene encoding N-acetyl-alpha-D-glucosaminyl L-malate synthase BshA, with amino-acid sequence MTRPLKIGVSCYASAGGSGIVATELGLALAERGHEVHFITASVPFRVHLGQERVSVHTVETLDYPLFEHPPYTLALAVKMHQVASFHGLDLLHVHYAIPHAASAILASQMGSRRIPVVTTLHGTDITLVGNHPSYHRITRWSIEQSDRVTAVSDFLASETRRIFRTDKKIHTIPNFVDTARFSPRSADGLRARFAKNGERILLHASNFRPVKRALTLVDILAAMEERERTVLLLAGDGPELAALEYKARELGLGRQVKIVGAWERIEELLPVADVYLQPSEHESFGLAALEAMSCGVPVVVTSRGGPSEFIRDGENGFLLDPSDLGAWAARCDALLRDESLRRRVGLAGRASVEEGFPLPRVIDRYEELFQNLMASKVD; translated from the coding sequence GTGACGCGCCCGCTCAAGATCGGCGTCTCCTGCTACGCCTCGGCGGGGGGCAGCGGGATCGTCGCCACGGAGCTGGGCCTCGCGCTCGCCGAGCGCGGGCACGAGGTGCACTTCATCACCGCGTCGGTGCCCTTCCGCGTGCACCTGGGGCAGGAGCGTGTGTCGGTGCACACGGTGGAGACGCTGGACTACCCGCTCTTCGAGCATCCGCCCTACACGCTGGCGCTCGCGGTGAAGATGCACCAGGTGGCCAGCTTCCACGGCCTTGACCTGCTGCACGTGCACTACGCGATCCCGCACGCGGCCAGCGCGATCCTGGCCAGCCAGATGGGCTCGCGGCGCATCCCCGTGGTGACGACCCTGCACGGCACGGACATCACGCTGGTGGGCAACCACCCGAGCTACCACCGCATCACGCGCTGGAGCATCGAGCAGTCGGATCGCGTCACGGCGGTGAGCGACTTCCTAGCCTCGGAGACGCGCAGGATCTTCCGGACCGACAAGAAGATCCACACGATCCCCAACTTCGTCGACACGGCGCGCTTCAGCCCGCGCTCGGCGGACGGCCTGCGCGCCCGCTTCGCGAAGAACGGCGAGCGGATCCTGCTGCACGCGTCGAACTTCCGTCCCGTGAAGCGCGCGCTGACCCTGGTGGACATCCTCGCCGCCATGGAGGAGCGCGAGCGGACCGTCCTCCTGCTCGCGGGCGACGGGCCCGAACTCGCGGCGCTCGAGTACAAGGCGCGCGAGCTGGGGCTGGGCAGGCAGGTCAAGATCGTGGGCGCCTGGGAGCGCATCGAGGAGCTGCTGCCCGTGGCGGACGTCTACCTGCAGCCGAGCGAGCACGAGTCCTTCGGGCTCGCGGCGCTGGAGGCCATGAGCTGCGGCGTGCCCGTGGTGGTGACGAGCCGTGGCGGTCCGAGCGAGTTCATCCGCGACGGCGAGAACGGCTTCCTGCTGGATCCGTCCGATCTCGGCGCCTGGGCGGCGCGCTGCGACGCCCTGCTCAGGGACGAGAGCCTGCGCCGTCGCGTGGGCCTCGCGGGCCGCGCGTCGGTGGAGGAGGGTTTTCCGCTGCCGCGGGTCATCGATCGCTACGAGGAGCTCTTCCAGAACCTCATGGCCAGCAAGGTCGATTGA
- the bshC gene encoding bacillithiol biosynthesis BshC, whose amino-acid sequence MMSQGPRRHALQLPAPLPAAAPGAPSPVDPALLAAMQGGSPTARAQLARGEARLVVTGQQPSFPLPLGLTLQKVATAVALASHLSATGDLPVYPCFWSGGDDSDFDEAAGQRLPRRGRRPLDVALPAALAQKGAFVGDLDPGPAYAELIALPGVDADLARHAVRAGEDLGSRELRLVLERFPEEPLFAIDARSPALRAAAAPLYVRYAAKRLEFARALDAAGARLAADGTEPPLRAGIGERALWLLRRGRRQLPEPEDYAAALARRLEEAPDTLSPNASLRPLAQDAVLPVAAVVLGPGEWRYHRQLVDGFALLDLPFPPAYPRLRARWDGDRDLDLPDPGRRSSPLARGGHPLADPARLLALAREHLAAWASGELIEWTLPLEPEGA is encoded by the coding sequence GTGATGTCCCAGGGCCCGCGTCGACACGCGCTGCAGCTGCCGGCGCCGTTGCCGGCCGCCGCGCCGGGAGCGCCCTCGCCCGTGGATCCAGCGCTGCTGGCGGCGATGCAGGGCGGCAGCCCCACGGCCCGCGCTCAGCTCGCGCGCGGCGAGGCGCGGCTGGTGGTCACCGGGCAGCAGCCGAGCTTTCCGCTGCCCCTGGGCCTCACGCTGCAGAAGGTGGCCACCGCGGTGGCGCTGGCGTCGCACCTGTCGGCCACGGGCGATCTCCCGGTCTATCCCTGCTTCTGGTCCGGCGGCGACGACAGCGACTTCGACGAAGCCGCCGGCCAGCGCCTCCCCCGACGGGGGCGCAGGCCGCTGGACGTGGCCCTGCCCGCGGCGCTCGCGCAGAAGGGCGCCTTCGTCGGGGATCTGGACCCCGGGCCGGCCTACGCCGAGTTGATCGCGCTGCCCGGCGTGGACGCGGATCTCGCGCGGCACGCCGTGCGCGCGGGCGAGGACCTCGGCTCGCGCGAGCTCAGGCTGGTGCTCGAGCGCTTCCCGGAGGAACCGCTCTTCGCGATCGACGCGAGGAGCCCCGCGCTGCGCGCAGCGGCCGCGCCGCTCTACGTCCGCTATGCCGCGAAGCGGCTGGAGTTCGCCCGGGCGCTGGACGCGGCGGGGGCGCGGCTCGCCGCCGACGGCACCGAGCCCCCCCTGCGCGCGGGGATCGGCGAGCGGGCGCTGTGGCTGCTGCGGCGGGGACGTCGCCAGCTCCCGGAGCCCGAGGACTACGCCGCGGCCCTGGCACGCCGGCTGGAAGAGGCGCCCGACACGCTCAGCCCGAACGCCTCGCTGCGCCCCCTGGCGCAGGACGCGGTGCTGCCGGTGGCGGCCGTGGTGCTGGGGCCGGGGGAGTGGCGCTATCATCGCCAGCTGGTCGACGGCTTCGCGCTACTGGACCTGCCCTTCCCACCGGCATACCCGCGCCTTCGCGCCCGGTGGGACGGAGATCGAGACCTCGATCTCCCCGATCCCGGTCGCCGCAGCAGTCCTCTGGCGCGTGGCGGGCATCCCCTCGCGGACCCCGCCCGGCTGCTCGCGCTGGCGCGCGAGCATCTGGCGGCCTGGGCGTCCGGAGAGCTTATTGAGTGGACCCTCCCGCTCGAACCCGAAGGAGCCTGA
- a CDS encoding DUF374 domain-containing protein → MSESAHWDAGEDRLAPKERRALERQAWAIAGFLRLWGGSWRVDEDRQALDAARQASPNGTLVYVFWHNRMLMLSYTHRERGIHVLRSGSRDGQLIAAVNRRLGYGMPAGSGSRGGSAGLRRMLQASREGADTALTVDGPRGPRGHLHGGALQLAALSGCPLVPVAVAAPRMHVFGSWDRTLLPWPLQRLRIRYGAPRLVPRGLGGDALEALRREVQLELQRFTDALDLELGRAPIPPAEDA, encoded by the coding sequence GTGAGCGAGAGCGCCCACTGGGACGCCGGCGAGGACCGGCTCGCCCCCAAGGAGCGCCGCGCGCTGGAGCGGCAGGCCTGGGCCATCGCCGGCTTCTTGCGGCTCTGGGGCGGCAGCTGGCGCGTGGACGAGGACCGCCAGGCCCTGGACGCCGCACGGCAGGCCAGCCCGAACGGGACCCTGGTCTACGTCTTCTGGCACAATCGCATGCTGATGCTGTCCTACACGCACCGCGAGCGGGGCATCCACGTGCTCCGCAGCGGCAGCAGGGACGGACAGCTCATCGCGGCGGTGAACCGTCGCCTGGGCTACGGCATGCCGGCCGGCTCCGGAAGTCGTGGTGGATCCGCGGGATTGCGGCGCATGCTTCAAGCGTCGCGCGAAGGCGCGGACACAGCCCTCACCGTGGACGGTCCCCGCGGCCCGCGGGGCCACCTCCACGGCGGGGCCCTGCAGCTGGCCGCGCTGTCGGGCTGTCCGCTCGTGCCGGTGGCCGTGGCCGCGCCCCGCATGCACGTCTTCGGCAGCTGGGACAGGACGCTCCTGCCCTGGCCGCTGCAGCGCCTGCGCATCCGCTATGGCGCGCCGCGTCTCGTGCCGCGGGGTCTTGGCGGGGACGCCCTCGAGGCCCTGCGCCGGGAGGTCCAGCTGGAGCTGCAGCGCTTCACCGACGCCCTGGACCTCGAGCTCGGTCGCGCGCCGATCCCGCCGGCGGAGGACGCGTGA
- the add gene encoding adenosine deaminase: protein MKIERDWLATLPKTDLHVHLDGSLRPATLLELAVEADFDLPASSEAEVRTLTQVQGEERSLSHYLRAFMYTLPVMQTAAALERIAYELAVDAAAENVRLIEVRYSPLLHRERGLHNREIIEAVERGLSRAEAETGIIAGQILCGIRSMTPERSLELAQATLLYKDLGIVAFDLAGEEKDYPAKQHREAFYFILNHNLNSTLHAGEAFGPESIAQALHYCGTHRIGHGVRLYEDPDLMEYVNDHRIPLEMCLSSNVHTGAVAELHDHPFRKYLDLGLRVTLNTDNRLISDTTVTKEFDRAVKAFQLDVGDVHELILNGFKSAFLPHARKAALMRKVVEELESLGVPPRHSYTNGRGDHL, encoded by the coding sequence GTGAAGATCGAACGCGACTGGCTGGCGACCCTTCCCAAGACGGACCTGCACGTCCACCTGGACGGCTCCCTGAGGCCCGCCACGCTGCTCGAGCTGGCCGTGGAGGCGGACTTCGACCTGCCGGCCAGCAGCGAGGCGGAGGTGCGCACCCTCACCCAGGTGCAGGGCGAGGAGCGCAGCCTCTCGCACTACCTGCGCGCCTTCATGTACACGCTGCCGGTGATGCAGACCGCCGCGGCCCTCGAGCGCATCGCCTACGAGCTCGCCGTGGACGCCGCGGCGGAGAACGTGCGGCTGATCGAGGTGCGCTACAGCCCCCTGCTGCATCGCGAACGCGGGCTGCACAACCGCGAGATCATCGAGGCCGTGGAGCGGGGACTGTCGCGCGCCGAGGCCGAGACGGGCATCATCGCCGGGCAGATCCTCTGCGGAATCCGCTCCATGACGCCCGAACGCTCCCTGGAGCTGGCCCAGGCCACGCTGCTCTACAAGGATCTCGGCATCGTCGCCTTCGACCTCGCCGGCGAGGAGAAGGACTACCCCGCGAAGCAGCACCGCGAGGCCTTCTACTTCATCCTGAATCACAACCTGAACTCGACGCTGCACGCGGGCGAGGCCTTCGGTCCCGAGAGCATCGCGCAGGCGCTGCACTACTGCGGCACGCACCGGATCGGCCACGGCGTCCGGCTCTACGAGGACCCCGACCTGATGGAGTACGTGAACGACCACCGCATCCCGCTGGAGATGTGCCTGTCCAGCAACGTCCACACGGGCGCGGTGGCCGAGCTGCACGATCACCCGTTCCGGAAATACCTTGACCTCGGTTTGCGCGTGACCTTGAATACCGACAATCGGCTCATCTCCGACACCACCGTCACGAAGGAGTTCGACCGGGCGGTGAAAGCCTTCCAGCTTGACGTCGGCGACGTGCACGAGCTGATCCTGAACGGTTTCAAGAGCGCCTTCCTGCCTCACGCGCGCAAGGCCGCGCTGATGCGGAAGGTGGTGGAGGAGCTCGAGAGCCTCGGCGTTCCTCCTCGCCACAGCTACACGAACGGTCGCGGTGACCACCTGTAA
- the amrB gene encoding AmmeMemoRadiSam system protein B: MVRHALWDGKFYPGDAKHLATQVDALLAAWPPRPDAPAPWALLVPHAGYPYSGACAAAAYAGLPATPSRVLLLGPNHHRPLAGFGLSRAERWETPLGDVEVDAAAVDALLAGGAPFAPAEEALALEHSLEVQLPFLQRLGGESPPRVLPILVGRCSAADREEAARRLGDIARPGDLWVVTTDLSHFHALERAEALDAETARLIEAGDADAFALALAKGRAEACGAEPVLLLLAEHRRRGGQVELLDRRDSSPVTGDRREVVGYLSARFTAGSPRA; this comes from the coding sequence TTGGTTAGGCACGCGCTCTGGGACGGCAAGTTCTACCCCGGCGATGCGAAGCATCTCGCGACTCAGGTGGACGCGCTGCTCGCGGCGTGGCCCCCTCGACCCGACGCGCCCGCGCCCTGGGCCCTGCTCGTTCCGCACGCGGGCTATCCCTACTCCGGCGCCTGCGCCGCGGCCGCCTACGCGGGGCTGCCGGCGACGCCCTCGCGCGTGCTCCTGCTCGGACCGAACCACCACCGGCCGCTGGCGGGATTCGGCCTCTCCCGCGCGGAGCGCTGGGAGACGCCACTCGGCGACGTGGAGGTGGACGCCGCCGCGGTCGACGCCCTGCTCGCCGGCGGAGCGCCCTTCGCCCCGGCGGAGGAGGCGCTCGCGCTCGAGCATTCGCTCGAGGTGCAGTTGCCCTTCCTCCAGCGGCTGGGCGGCGAGAGCCCGCCGAGGGTGCTGCCGATCCTCGTCGGCCGCTGCAGCGCGGCCGACCGGGAGGAGGCCGCCCGTCGGTTGGGGGACATCGCCCGTCCGGGGGATCTCTGGGTCGTGACGACGGACCTCTCGCACTTCCATGCGCTAGAGCGGGCGGAGGCGCTCGACGCGGAGACCGCCCGGCTGATCGAGGCGGGCGACGCGGACGCCTTCGCGCTCGCGCTGGCGAAGGGGCGCGCGGAGGCCTGCGGCGCCGAGCCCGTGTTGCTGCTGCTGGCGGAGCACCGTCGCCGCGGCGGGCAGGTGGAGCTGCTGGATCGGCGGGACTCGTCCCCGGTCACGGGGGACCGGCGCGAGGTGGTCGGCTACCTCTCCGCGCGCTTCACCGCAGGTTCGCCCCGTGCCTAA